The Erpetoichthys calabaricus chromosome 6, fErpCal1.3, whole genome shotgun sequence genome includes the window acctgcatgtctttggactgtgggagtaaaaccagagcacccagaggaaacacacacacacactggaagaacatgcaaactccacacagggaggacccgggaagcgaacccaggtctccttactgcgatgcgccaccgtgccgcccgccagATTTTCGTAATTCTTGAATTGTCATTGTAAATATagattatcattttaattatgtagtacttgtttcttatcaAAACCTATGCTGTATGACACAgcactaaataataaaacacagtacacatattttaaaaagcctATTATTTACTAAGCAGAAATTTCAAATtcgtctttatcttttctttttccaattaaaaatggagGCTGCTGCACTCCACAAAAATGGCTCCCAGTCCACACTCAAACGGCgtctcttttaattttaaaagacaaaataaaaagtccagaaaagctactttaatgaattcaatgTGTCTTGGAttcttttttctcagtttattaccccaccttctttaatgtaaaggctaatattctcCAATCTTCTTTCACTCTCCTTCAAGCGAATTGGAGCTTTTAAAATGGAGACACagctcttgaccagtgaatgaggagAGCGGCAGGTCTCCAGTTCAAACACCCAGTCCCACTGGAACGTGTTTCACTTTTGGGCACTACTCTTATTTTCCAgaatgatttatttaacaatatcttattaaaataaaatgcatgcattttggatGTTTTCTCCGTATACGACAGGATAAGTAACATTTGAATTATATGAGATTCCTCCGTGGATGTTTCATTATTGCTGTTGTTCAGAGTTGACCTCTGTTTGTCCCCACTGAAGCCCATTGCATCAAAGTTGGTCATCTctaagattaaacatttttctcggCCATTACTACCAAACGATACATGGCTGGTAACAGATAAAAAATGGTAATTTTTGGACTGTATATTCCTTTATATAATGACACAAATGTGTTTGGCAGAGCTTTTACCCGGCTTCATACCTGGCATCATTTTAATTAGTGCATCTTCTCCTTAATATTGATCACCTTCACATGTTCCCTGGTTTTCAGAACCCTCCATATAAAGCTTTAGCCACTAGGCCACAGTTGCCTGTCTGTCTCACACCTCCCATAAGCGTGACGTTAATGTATTACCCAGAAAGTGGCATGAATTGTGTGATTCACAGGGCAAACTAAATAAATGTTGGGTCatagaatgaaatgttttctaGACAGTACCGCTGTCACATTCTGCTTGTACGGTGATTTCTGTTTAACTTCTCTATTACCATGCTTTGTTTCAAagcttttaatgattttttttttttgctttgttttcagtgAAAAAATGAATTACCAGCAAAATGACAATTATGCATACTCTCAGTACTACCAGCAGTATCAGAACTATTACTCACAATGGGGCTATGACCCCTACAACAGCTACAATTATAATTATGGCTCATACTGTCCTACAACGATGGCCCCTGGGATGAATCCTTCTGTGACAGCAGCATCAGGAACAGCAGAAGCCCAGATGTCTGCCGAGGTAACTATTAATTTTAAGTTCTTctgatttttcaatattttttttctacaatacaaacaaaaaaaaatcggtagtggtctcccctcgactttctcgtatactgtgATATGGGGATGgaaatttgaggagtaaactgcaagagaatgattattttttttatattacatacattaaagacaacaaatcaaatcaaatgaataatttattgaacaattatcgtatatactcacatataagtcgggtcttgaaacccgaaaaatcgatcataaaatgagacctgacttatatgcctgttcacaAATGCGAcacttacttttttaaaaaaaatttttcacatcttcttgccttctccgatcttgcaccagtttctcagacacatcaaattttgttgcagcagcgcagttaccaatttctttcactatttcaacgacgtttaatataaaactagcttcatattttcttctgaacgaaaactccatcgtagataagggatgctcttatgataaaggtgtatgagggtgtgagatacaaaaaacacaaatccatgcaaatgtcacttcggaatagtttgggtattaccgtgtggtcaactaggcacaatacatagaaataaaaggctgtgtactccatggttactctctctggTGGGCGTTAGcacatcataatctcttggaccaatagcttgagttttctgcattcgacttatacgaccgacattataaaataccggaaattatacggtaaaatcaagccccgacttatacgcaggAGAATTTACACGCGAGTACATAccttattataaaagtaaagttgaatatttcagactgtgcagctgcatgaataaaaaagtagcacttccggttagcggaaatagttcaaaagttgatagaaatctacgttttgtacctaatacttttatgcaaaatttggttgacctaaatgaaagcATACGCAAGTTAtcgtgttatatatatatatatacatacacacacacacatacggacATAATTCCACAAGTGGTATTTTCTAACTCAGGGGGGTCTAAAGCGTTGAGATTTAGCAAAATCTCGAAATtacatttttggacaattacaatactttccctacgagaaagtaaatctgactctgggaggtctaaaacgtcgagattcatcaaaaacttggttgaatttttggacgattataatactttatgtatactttgtatatgagaaagtaataataaaattgagTGTggaatatctacagtatatatttttaccGGACTGCAGAAAAAGCTTTCTAGTGAAAAAAGAAGATAAGTTTACTATCCATGGCAgtaatcaaatgaaaaaaatatttatctctTGCCCTGCGTGTTTCTTCAGTGCCTTTCTTCTCCATTTGCGTGTGTGAACGTCTCTTCCCCAGTGGGTTTctctaaagcctgcttctcaggccctcattatttttgaggcgtctttctcttctcctctccgGTGTTGTACTTGCCATCTTtggaaggcgactctctcagcatgtgcctttactcctcctcctgcGTCACACTCTTGCACTTCCTCTCTCATagaatcaccaaagccaaactgagcaatcagattGTTCCAGAGGACTGGACACATGGACTTCAGTGTTTTCTGTCATTACTGTCGCATATACAGGGTACTCTCATGTGCTAATAAACACAAGTTACCATGGTCAGCTTACactgaaacttctgtcttccttacctgaaaaatctcaggcCACAGCAGACTACAGTAATGAGTATTTGGCAAGAGCTTTCTGGAAGTACTGTACTAAATCACATTATATTCAGTTTTTAACTTGATACTAATAGCAATGTATATCAACGCGTGATTACATAAGACATTGAATTTCACCATCCTAAATATTTTGGAAAACTTAGACATTTCCGACAACCTATATGCTCTTGTGATGTGCAGGTTCTGAAACTGGAAAGTAGAATTAAGAACAgtattttaaatatcatttatcAGAATTAGCCATAAAAATGGCCATTGGTGCATCTGTAATGTTGacagaaatggcaaatttataaatgtaaaattaaatctacacaaTAAAGTGCATTGAAAATGATCGGAATACTTCTATGAATCCATTGTACTACATTAAAGTTCACAAAGTGTACTTGCTATACAACACATAAACTAAGTACCTTCAAACCAACACCCACACTACTGAAAACAAACAACTGatactacatttaaaaaaaaaaaaaaaaatatggaaaacaaaatctgaagtTTTACAGTCTGGGTTGTCCACACTTGGTGGGAGCAGAGGATCTTGATAAAGATAAATGAATCCTTTGGTCTTACCGATAAGGCCTCTTCTGGCAGCCTGTAAAGTTGGCTTCAAAAGCGCACCCCTCTCAGGTGAAACCACACACATCCTCCTGGGTTATGCAGAGATCTGAAGGCAGGTGTTCACCCCGCCAGTATTTACAGTTTTTCACTGTAGGCTTTGTCCTAACaaacaatttataaagacaaATAAATGACCATCCCAGCTTCTATACCACAAGTTTGCTATAAACTGTCATCCACTAATCTGGTCCCCTTCAGGCTCAGCACGCCGTGCTGGGTGGTGGCCTTAAAGGGACAGGCTAAGTATACATTTCCTTTGCTAAAATATCTGTAACATGAATGGCTGTGTCAGTCCACTTTCTTTATCACGGTGTAACAAAGCAGCCAAAGAATGGCTggtccttgttttattttttaaaggctGAATGTGTATATTTAATACCGGAGTGCTGCTTTACAGAGGATCCCTTGCTCacttgttacttttgttaatctCTAATATTTATCAGCGGGGTCTGTAGTTTAGATGAAGAATAGTCCCCAGTTTTCAGTTATCTTCATTGTCACGTACACCAACATGTTTAGCATTTCTCTGGCAAGTGTGTCTTAGAGAAAACTCGCTTTTAGTCTTTTATGAATTGTATTTCTTGTGTGTGAATTAATTATACTGCTATTTCACTGTATGTTTCACAAATACAAATAAGaaatttctgaactttttttttttttttttttaactatttatcaagattttcaaaaacaaatttcatagtcacctttgtttgcgatgcaattttccctgTTAGTACTCCTAattcccaattactactcctcccgccttcaccgtttccaacgaaaatataaaagcgCGGAAACTTTTTAAATGTCCTTCATATTgtagtagaaaaaaaatgattcatttgTTTCATTACATTTACTGATTGCTTATACTGATTGTTGTATAATGGAAAGTTTTTAATTTCTaagcacctttatttttttcatagagTGGCATGACTCAGTATTTATTTTCAAACCATTATTTTCTCAATCTTTCCTAGTACCAACAGAATTTGGCATCAGCAGGAGATGTAGAAGAAGAACCTGTTGAAGGTATGAGTGACACCGAATAACTACCGTCATAAGTGCTCGTTATCAAGTTAggttatatacagtggattcggAAAGTCTTCGAACTCCTTCATGTTTTTCACATATTGCTGTACCATGAATTCATTtctttccccacatcaagcaacacttaatagCCCAGAATGCCAAAGTGTAAGCAGGGTTATAGaaatgtttttgcaaattaattaaaaacgaAAACCTGAAATATCTCATTGACTCAACAattcagacccttttctcagtacttagttgaggaCCCTTTGGCCActattccagcctggagtcttcttggtcTGACGAGACAAACTTAACATGGCTGGATTTGAAGATTTTctcccattcttccctgcagattgtctccagctctgtcaggttgaatAGAGGCCATCGGCAGACAGCTATACTTTCAGGTCTATCTAGGGGTTTTCAATTGGGTTCatgtgaaatgtgaatttccccttggggattaataaagtacatctatctatctatctatgggcactggctgggcaTCTCAAGGATGTTTGAGTTGTcctcagggcggagtggtggctctgaggctagggatttgcactggcaatt containing:
- the LOC114641826 gene encoding tRNA selenocysteine 1-associated protein 1-like, with product MNYQQNDNYAYSQYYQQYQNYYSQWGYDPYNSYNYNYGSYCPTTMAPGMNPSVTAASGTAEAQMSAEYQQNLASAGDVEEEPVEDPELQIDVDAANRQYIEQSEELYDSLMNCHWQPLDTVTSEIPNVSKY